The Candidatus Binataceae bacterium genome has a segment encoding these proteins:
- a CDS encoding enoyl-CoA hydratase-related protein: protein MPLICEKRDNLAILTLSRPEARNAWCSEFFAGFRERLPELEEDRDVRCVILTGDDKGGAFSAGADLKNPRTHTENSVADFLEDLPRRRRSSPISMLTDFAKPVVAAVNGYAIGIGCILTLCCDLIVASERAEWRLPQVALGILPAQGGAIRAARWVGKGHAMRLTMGFPLRAEEAYRMGLAQWLVPHDKLMDQATTVAEHICSLSPLAARVAKESINSGYDIPLAETAYADLYRFMALQLTDDKTEGHRAWREHRKPLFKGR, encoded by the coding sequence ATGCCGCTGATCTGCGAAAAGCGTGATAACCTCGCGATCCTGACGCTGAGTCGTCCGGAGGCGCGCAACGCGTGGTGTTCTGAATTCTTCGCGGGTTTTCGCGAGCGCCTCCCGGAACTGGAAGAAGATCGCGACGTACGTTGTGTCATTTTGACCGGCGACGACAAGGGCGGCGCATTCAGCGCTGGAGCCGATCTTAAGAATCCGCGCACCCATACAGAAAATTCCGTCGCTGATTTCCTGGAGGATCTTCCGAGGCGCCGTCGCTCGAGTCCTATCAGTATGCTTACGGACTTCGCGAAGCCGGTGGTAGCCGCCGTCAATGGATACGCGATCGGCATCGGATGCATTCTGACCCTCTGCTGCGATCTTATCGTCGCATCGGAACGCGCCGAGTGGCGGCTGCCCCAGGTAGCACTCGGAATCTTGCCGGCGCAAGGAGGCGCGATCCGCGCTGCGCGCTGGGTCGGTAAGGGTCACGCGATGCGCCTCACGATGGGTTTTCCCCTGCGCGCTGAGGAAGCTTATCGAATGGGTCTCGCACAGTGGCTGGTTCCTCATGACAAACTGATGGACCAGGCGACGACCGTCGCCGAGCACATTTGCTCGCTGTCGCCCCTGGCCGCCCGAGTCGCGAAGGAATCGATAAACTCTGGGTATGACATCCCACTGGCCGAAACTGCGTATGCGGATCTATACCGCTTCATGGCACTCCAACTCACTGACGATAAGACGGAAGGACATCGCGCCTGGCGCGAACACCGAAAACCGTTGTTCAAAGGCCGCTAA
- a CDS encoding GNAT family N-acetyltransferase, with protein MRELTIIYEPYPSAAWRETVVRGVDQHNVASTGLADYYPVGFVMRGARGEVLGGLLGDIWGGWMSVGSLWVDPSLRGRGFGAALMAQAHHYALEKSCTHSHLRTGSYEARPFYEKLGYTVYAELRDHPITPHVRYFLSTRLDPNDGADTPVNDPVIQMEPYVSSETAGAIRFGISSHAYAAMGLPEQAWWPHNFFLRDERSEIVGGALGNLWGSWLYLDYVWVDRSLRGRGQATQLVTAAEAEAIARGCTGAFLGTFSFQARALYEKLGYRVFGEEKDHPKGHIQYLMSKRLHGLH; from the coding sequence GTGCGTGAACTGACGATCATCTATGAACCCTATCCGAGCGCTGCCTGGAGAGAGACGGTAGTTCGCGGCGTCGATCAACATAACGTCGCGAGCACCGGCCTTGCCGATTACTATCCGGTCGGTTTCGTGATGCGCGGAGCGCGCGGCGAGGTCCTGGGCGGTCTGCTCGGCGATATCTGGGGCGGTTGGATGTCGGTGGGAAGCCTTTGGGTGGACCCCAGTTTGCGCGGTCGCGGCTTTGGCGCCGCGCTGATGGCGCAGGCTCATCATTATGCGTTGGAGAAGTCATGTACCCACTCGCATTTACGCACAGGCAGCTACGAGGCCCGTCCCTTCTATGAGAAGCTTGGGTACACGGTTTATGCGGAGCTGAGGGACCATCCGATCACGCCGCACGTGCGCTACTTCCTGAGCACGCGGCTTGATCCGAATGACGGCGCCGACACACCCGTCAATGATCCCGTCATCCAGATGGAGCCCTACGTTTCGAGCGAAACCGCGGGCGCAATCAGATTTGGGATTTCATCACACGCTTACGCGGCAATGGGTTTGCCCGAGCAGGCTTGGTGGCCTCATAATTTTTTTCTCCGCGACGAGCGGAGCGAAATCGTCGGGGGAGCGCTCGGCAACCTGTGGGGTTCCTGGCTCTATCTGGACTACGTGTGGGTTGACCGCTCACTCCGCGGCAGAGGACAAGCCACGCAGCTGGTTACGGCGGCTGAAGCAGAGGCGATTGCACGCGGATGCACAGGAGCATTTCTTGGGACCTTCAGCTTCCAGGCGCGGGCCCTGTACGAGAAGCTCGGCTATCGTGTCTTCGGCGAAGAGAAAGATCATCCAAAGGGACACATTCAGTACTTGATGAGCAAGCGCCTTCATGGGCTACACTGA